The Phycisphaeraceae bacterium genome has a window encoding:
- a CDS encoding HEAT repeat domain-containing protein: MISNSKVVDAASTLRLSAYSHRTEDRPMGGSRIVGAGRAGGLFRGLTRGMIVSGWVAGGVMLAAIAGGGLLGGCSSFTADFAALTEDLMPPTPSEAAVMMMDQYDAEKRRRGTSLIANSPFGGADPYVKFYADRLNPDHPDRETNPIVIATLIRALARHGQPPHALTIATYLTHESIQVRWEAAKGLQRLHNPAVTGAICAVVLSEAQPADVRVEAADALGQYPEDRSFQALVAALSARELMLNRIAAQSLATLTGQDFGEDARAWLRWYNNNPAPFAGKREYLYPTYQRDDTLLEKVAFWSRKTWETPQQPAGLRPSEHKSTYGDADNRSGGSGG, translated from the coding sequence GTGATTTCCAACTCCAAGGTGGTCGATGCGGCGTCCACCCTGCGATTATCTGCCTACAGTCACCGCACGGAGGATCGTCCGATGGGTGGATCACGAATCGTCGGGGCGGGTCGTGCCGGGGGTTTGTTCCGAGGGCTGACGCGGGGGATGATCGTGTCCGGGTGGGTTGCCGGCGGGGTGATGCTGGCCGCCATCGCGGGAGGCGGCCTGCTGGGCGGGTGCAGTTCGTTCACGGCGGACTTCGCCGCGTTGACCGAAGACCTCATGCCGCCCACCCCCAGCGAGGCGGCGGTGATGATGATGGACCAGTACGACGCCGAGAAGCGTCGCCGGGGAACATCCCTCATCGCCAACTCACCCTTCGGCGGGGCTGATCCCTACGTCAAGTTCTACGCCGACCGGCTCAACCCCGATCACCCGGACCGGGAGACGAACCCGATCGTGATCGCCACGCTCATCCGGGCGCTGGCGCGTCATGGTCAGCCGCCTCACGCGCTGACCATCGCCACGTATCTCACCCACGAGTCGATCCAGGTGCGGTGGGAGGCGGCCAAGGGCCTGCAGCGGCTGCACAACCCCGCCGTCACGGGCGCCATCTGCGCCGTGGTGCTCAGCGAAGCCCAGCCGGCTGATGTGCGGGTGGAAGCGGCGGACGCGCTGGGGCAGTACCCGGAGGATCGGTCGTTCCAGGCGCTGGTGGCGGCCTTGTCGGCGCGGGAACTGATGCTCAACCGCATCGCGGCCCAGTCGCTGGCCACGCTGACCGGGCAGGACTTCGGGGAGGACGCCCGCGCCTGGCTGCGCTGGTACAACAACAATCCAGCGCCCTTCGCGGGCAAGCGCGAATACCTCTATCCCACCTACCAGCGCGACGACACGCTGTTGGAAAAGGTGGCTTTCTGGAGCAGGAAGACGTGGGAGACGCCTCAGCAGCCCGCGGGACTTCGGCCCAGCGAGCACAAGTCCACCTATGGCGACGCCGATAACAGGAGCGGCGGGTCGGGCGGCTGA
- a CDS encoding alcohol dehydrogenase catalytic domain-containing protein, which yields MRALVAERGAARLERRHPVPAAREGEAILRVTRAAASRLEVEAASGLFGFTGVPGCDGVGVVETGGGRKLAGKRVVFSPVVSCGRCALCTRGLPVHCRKREVTGLLGRDGVLAERVAVPTRNLVEVPENVDDDRAVFAHAVGAALQASRQLRIEGKPYITVLGDGHLGLITVQILARLNASVRLLGRFSEKLALCEKWGVKHRHIDDVGRRADQDIVVDCTGAPDGLELAMRLVRPRGKILLKSLMSQPTLQGAGAVGGVDLSPLVASEVELIGSFGGSVADGLRLIEQGRVDVVSLITRRMRLDDGPAILRAAGSPESIRVLVTP from the coding sequence ATGCGAGCCCTCGTGGCGGAGCGCGGCGCGGCGCGGCTGGAGCGCCGTCATCCGGTGCCCGCGGCGCGAGAGGGTGAGGCGATCCTGCGCGTGACACGGGCGGCGGCGTCACGGCTCGAGGTCGAGGCGGCGTCCGGATTGTTCGGCTTCACCGGCGTGCCGGGGTGCGATGGCGTGGGCGTGGTGGAAACCGGCGGCGGGAGAAAACTGGCGGGCAAGCGGGTGGTGTTCTCACCCGTCGTCTCATGCGGCCGGTGCGCCCTGTGTACGCGCGGGCTGCCCGTCCACTGCCGCAAGCGCGAGGTGACGGGGCTGCTGGGGCGCGACGGCGTGCTGGCGGAGCGCGTCGCGGTTCCGACGCGCAACCTGGTCGAGGTTCCCGAGAACGTGGACGACGATCGGGCGGTCTTCGCCCACGCGGTGGGGGCGGCGCTGCAGGCCTCGCGCCAACTGCGCATCGAGGGCAAGCCCTACATCACGGTGCTGGGCGATGGTCACCTCGGGCTGATCACGGTGCAGATTCTGGCGCGGCTCAACGCCTCGGTGCGCCTGCTGGGGCGATTCTCGGAAAAGCTCGCCCTGTGCGAGAAATGGGGCGTCAAGCATCGGCACATCGACGACGTGGGACGCCGGGCCGATCAGGACATCGTGGTGGACTGCACGGGCGCGCCCGACGGCCTGGAGCTGGCGATGCGCCTGGTGCGCCCGCGCGGCAAAATCCTGCTCAAGTCGCTGATGAGCCAGCCGACGCTGCAGGGCGCCGGCGCGGTGGGCGGCGTGGACCTGTCGCCGCTGGTGGCGTCCGAGGTTGAACTCATCGGCTCCTTCGGCGGCTCCGTGGCGGACGGGTTGCGCCTGATCGAGCAGGGCAGGGTGGACGTGGTGTCGCTCATCACCCGACGCATGCGACTGGACGACGGTCCGGCCATTCTGCGCGCCGCGGGCAGCCCGGAGAGCATCCGCGTGCTGGTGACCCCGTAG
- a CDS encoding pyroglutamyl-peptidase I, translating to MRILLTGFEPFGGSSVNPSREAVLDLAAGWAAGGATEVELHALILPVVGGVAPRRVCEAIDRLRPHAVASVGESSRASAITFERLFINVRDYRIPDNAGRTARERPIVPGGPLVLESSLPIDAMRRAVRKAGVAEAASYHAGTFLCNEIAYATQAHLRASRSRGRIPAGFIHVPRLPAQLAGSPAGEAAAPSMPLEDIVRGLDAALRALIRSLRGAHTP from the coding sequence ATGCGCATTCTTCTGACCGGGTTCGAACCGTTTGGCGGTTCATCGGTGAATCCCTCGCGCGAAGCGGTGCTGGATCTGGCCGCCGGCTGGGCCGCGGGCGGCGCAACCGAAGTGGAGCTGCACGCGCTGATTCTGCCCGTGGTGGGGGGCGTCGCACCGCGGCGCGTGTGTGAGGCGATCGACCGGCTGCGACCGCACGCGGTGGCGTCGGTGGGTGAGTCATCGCGGGCGAGCGCCATCACGTTCGAGCGGCTGTTCATCAACGTGCGCGACTACCGCATCCCAGACAACGCGGGGCGAACGGCGCGCGAGCGACCGATCGTGCCCGGGGGACCGCTGGTGCTGGAATCATCACTGCCGATCGACGCCATGCGTCGCGCCGTGCGGAAGGCGGGCGTGGCGGAGGCGGCGTCGTACCACGCGGGCACGTTTCTCTGCAACGAAATCGCATACGCGACGCAGGCGCACCTGAGAGCATCGAGGTCGCGCGGACGCATCCCCGCCGGGTTCATTCACGTGCCGCGATTGCCGGCGCAGTTGGCGGGCTCGCCAGCGGGCGAGGCCGCTGCGCCGTCGATGCCGCTGGAGGACATCGTGCGCGGACTCGATGCGGCGCTGCGGGCGCTCATCCGGTCGTTGAGAGGTGCTCACACGCCATGA
- a CDS encoding FAD-binding oxidoreductase produces MGSARTNEIVVIGAGVSGLSCAIRLLEASFSVRLLARAVAPHITSSVAAAVWYPYMAGPRDKVTAWGAATYRTLHDMARAGVPGVSVIPYVELIQPGGGEDANATPWWATMIPGARPAAAHELPTGYRAGWVIDAPVTDTSVYMPWLMDRASALGAVIEQRDVTSLDELRAPRRIIVNCTGLGARELVGDDAVYPIQGQVVRVERPPGITRGFSDDHHPRGVTYLIPRTHDCILGGTSRKGEWTVEPDESVTRSILDACRRLEPRLADARVLGVRVGLRPGRDAVRLERRPLGDGCHVIHNYGHGGAGFTLSWGCADEVRDLVMACEHLSTTG; encoded by the coding sequence ATGGGATCGGCGCGGACCAACGAGATCGTCGTGATCGGAGCGGGCGTCTCCGGGCTGTCGTGCGCCATCCGGCTGCTCGAAGCGAGCTTCTCCGTGCGGCTCCTCGCCCGGGCCGTCGCGCCCCACATCACCTCCAGCGTGGCGGCCGCCGTGTGGTACCCCTACATGGCCGGCCCGCGCGACAAGGTCACCGCGTGGGGCGCGGCGACGTACCGCACCCTGCATGACATGGCCCGCGCGGGGGTACCGGGCGTCTCCGTCATCCCGTATGTCGAACTCATCCAACCGGGCGGCGGCGAGGACGCGAACGCCACGCCGTGGTGGGCCACGATGATCCCCGGTGCCCGTCCGGCTGCGGCGCACGAACTGCCCACGGGCTACCGCGCCGGATGGGTCATCGACGCTCCCGTGACCGACACCTCGGTCTACATGCCCTGGCTGATGGATCGCGCCTCGGCGCTCGGCGCCGTGATCGAACAGCGCGATGTGACGTCGCTCGATGAACTGCGCGCCCCGCGCCGCATCATCGTCAACTGTACGGGGCTGGGCGCACGGGAACTGGTCGGCGACGACGCCGTGTACCCCATCCAGGGGCAGGTCGTCCGCGTCGAGCGCCCCCCCGGCATCACGCGCGGCTTCTCCGACGATCACCACCCGCGAGGCGTGACCTACCTCATTCCGCGCACGCACGACTGCATCCTCGGCGGCACGTCGCGGAAAGGCGAGTGGACTGTCGAGCCGGATGAATCGGTCACGCGGAGCATCCTTGACGCCTGCCGCCGACTCGAACCCCGGCTTGCCGACGCCCGTGTGCTGGGCGTGCGCGTCGGACTGCGGCCCGGTCGTGACGCCGTTCGACTGGAGCGCCGGCCGCTCGGCGACGGCTGCCACGTCATCCACAACTACGGGCACGGCGGCGCGGGCTTCACGCTGTCGTGGGGCTGCGCTGATGAGGTCCGCGACCTGGTCATGGCGTGTGAGCACCTCTCAACGACCGGATGA
- a CDS encoding MATE family efflux transporter — MNDDRSTTGGMDEPAVEVSTPLNPDAPPSGQAVVEETEALGQTEGVIRSGKLAGRTLWSAVWILALPIMLQQTMQACVGLFDKIIAGSLPGDMVVPAIDGLGVGAYVGWFTGIAMAGLGIGGQAIIARGIGGGDTTLSAQALGQSISLSVIWGALVGVTLWYAVTPLAAVCELTPAATMYAEQYVRVIAVVMPFTGIMMVGGMCLHGAGETAKPSIIALAVNVVNILASWTLSGVDVSVGGSVVENPFPFDLHVYGIAGGTAAAYVVGAMMTLHVLIRGVRDLRLEAPRLAPDRSMTWRIVRIGVPGFAEGISMWLVNLFVLRFIGEIALREAQRGGSGEGLQGAHIIAVQWEAFSFLPGFAIGTAAGALAGQYLGAGNPRMARKAILVCFAVAASIMGVLGFVYMFAGEFLTAIVSTAPVHLENVPPVLFICGLVQVFFAGVLVIRQGLRGAGDSTWAFIITSVSCYGVRLPAAYILGVTYDLGLPGVWIALCGELIVRSLLFGGRFLHGGWARIRV; from the coding sequence TTGAACGATGATCGTTCGACAACCGGCGGCATGGATGAGCCAGCGGTGGAGGTCTCGACCCCCCTGAACCCCGATGCCCCGCCCAGCGGCCAGGCGGTGGTGGAGGAAACCGAGGCCCTTGGGCAGACCGAGGGCGTCATCCGCTCCGGCAAACTGGCGGGCAGGACGCTGTGGTCGGCGGTGTGGATTCTCGCCCTGCCGATCATGCTCCAGCAGACCATGCAGGCGTGCGTGGGGCTGTTCGACAAGATCATCGCCGGCTCGCTGCCGGGCGACATGGTGGTGCCCGCCATCGACGGCTTGGGCGTCGGGGCCTACGTCGGCTGGTTCACGGGCATCGCCATGGCGGGGCTGGGCATCGGCGGGCAGGCGATCATCGCACGGGGCATCGGTGGGGGCGACACGACGCTGTCCGCCCAGGCGCTGGGACAGTCGATCTCGCTGAGCGTCATCTGGGGCGCGCTGGTGGGCGTGACGCTGTGGTACGCCGTCACCCCGCTGGCGGCGGTGTGCGAGCTGACGCCCGCCGCCACCATGTACGCCGAGCAGTACGTGCGCGTGATTGCGGTGGTGATGCCCTTCACGGGCATCATGATGGTGGGGGGGATGTGTCTGCACGGGGCGGGCGAGACAGCCAAGCCGTCGATCATCGCGCTGGCGGTGAACGTGGTGAACATCCTGGCCTCGTGGACGCTGTCGGGCGTGGATGTCAGCGTGGGTGGAAGCGTCGTCGAAAACCCATTCCCGTTCGACCTGCACGTCTATGGCATCGCGGGCGGTACGGCGGCGGCGTACGTGGTCGGGGCCATGATGACCCTGCACGTGCTCATCCGCGGTGTGCGCGACCTGCGTCTGGAGGCGCCGCGGCTGGCCCCGGATCGTTCGATGACCTGGCGCATCGTACGCATCGGCGTTCCGGGCTTCGCCGAGGGCATCTCGATGTGGCTGGTGAACCTGTTCGTGCTGCGCTTCATCGGCGAGATCGCCCTGCGCGAGGCGCAGCGCGGCGGATCGGGCGAGGGGCTTCAAGGAGCGCACATCATCGCGGTGCAGTGGGAGGCGTTCAGCTTCCTGCCCGGCTTCGCCATCGGCACCGCGGCTGGGGCGCTGGCGGGGCAGTACCTCGGCGCGGGCAATCCGCGCATGGCCCGCAAGGCCATTCTGGTGTGTTTCGCCGTCGCCGCGTCAATCATGGGGGTGCTGGGATTCGTCTACATGTTCGCGGGTGAGTTCCTCACCGCGATCGTCAGCACCGCGCCGGTGCACCTGGAGAACGTGCCGCCCGTGCTCTTCATCTGCGGGCTGGTGCAGGTCTTTTTCGCGGGCGTGCTGGTCATCAGGCAGGGGCTGCGCGGGGCGGGTGACTCCACCTGGGCGTTCATCATCACCTCGGTGTCGTGCTATGGCGTTCGGCTGCCTGCGGCGTACATCCTCGGGGTGACGTACGACCTGGGTCTGCCGGGCGTGTGGATCGCCCTGTGCGGCGAACTCATCGTGCGCTCACTGCTCTTCGGCGGGCGCTTCCTGCACGGCGGGTGGGCGAGGATTCGCGTGTGA
- a CDS encoding metallophosphoesterase family protein — MTSIAVISDIHGNLHALEAVLAEIRRLRLREIICLGDIVGYGPFPGECLDLVMARCRHSVRGNHDEAAFNLAAAATFNGNALRAIRWTREAMRADQLDMLRLLPEVTYVENDVMCIHNCPVPGPNDYIHDAGMAARAFRGVDVRVCLVGHTHVPAVFEAPSANVEDYFKPAEIASFPLLDGQSLALKSGRRYICNPGSVGQPRDNDPRASFGVLNTRRWTFTIRRVMYDIDAAQDATHAAGLPSILAERLALGA, encoded by the coding sequence ATGACCAGCATCGCGGTCATCTCGGACATCCATGGCAACCTGCACGCCCTCGAGGCCGTGCTGGCGGAAATCCGCCGCCTGCGGCTGCGCGAGATCATCTGCCTGGGCGACATCGTCGGGTACGGCCCATTCCCGGGCGAGTGCCTCGATCTCGTGATGGCGCGCTGCCGCCACTCGGTGCGCGGCAATCACGACGAGGCGGCCTTCAACCTCGCCGCAGCCGCCACCTTCAACGGCAACGCCCTTCGAGCCATCCGTTGGACGCGCGAGGCCATGCGGGCGGATCAGCTCGACATGCTTCGATTGCTGCCAGAAGTCACCTACGTCGAGAACGACGTGATGTGCATCCACAATTGCCCGGTGCCGGGGCCGAACGACTACATCCACGACGCGGGCATGGCGGCCCGCGCGTTTCGAGGCGTGGATGTTCGAGTGTGCCTGGTCGGTCACACCCACGTGCCCGCGGTATTCGAGGCGCCGAGCGCCAACGTCGAGGACTACTTCAAGCCCGCCGAGATTGCATCATTCCCGCTGCTGGACGGACAGTCGCTCGCCCTCAAATCCGGACGCCGTTACATCTGCAACCCCGGCTCGGTGGGCCAGCCGCGTGACAACGACCCACGGGCGAGTTTCGGCGTGCTCAACACGCGCCGCTGGACATTCACCATCCGACGCGTGATGTACGACATCGACGCCGCGCAGGACGCCACCCATGCGGCGGGCCTGCCGTCGATCCTGGCGGAGCGGCTGGCGCTCGGGGCGTGA
- a CDS encoding Mrp/NBP35 family ATP-binding protein, with the protein MPLSSEQILDALRTVQDPDLKRDLVTLNMVKQAESRGSTVAVTIELTTPACPMKDRIRADVEQAIRAKSASAGQPVDGVDVTFTANVRTPQDQFQGRSSPLPDVRHVIAVGAGKGGVGKSTVSVNLAVGLARQGASVGLLDADIYGPSAPTLLGLEGHRVRLKTEQILLPIEVHGIKVMTIGKLVDPDKALIWRGPKAHGAFNQLAMQTEWGELDYLIVDLPPGTGDVPLSLAQLLPLSGAVIVCTPQKVAQDDARRAVRMFQQLGVEILGIVENMSYFVGDDGRTYDLFGRGGAQMMATDLSLPFLGAMPIHMDLRVNSDAGTPLRNWGNPVLAREIDHVCGEVARQVAMRAMAGKFVQPTLSIR; encoded by the coding sequence ATGCCTCTGTCGTCCGAGCAGATTCTCGATGCCCTTCGTACCGTGCAGGATCCCGACCTGAAGCGCGACCTCGTCACGCTGAACATGGTCAAACAAGCCGAATCGCGCGGCAGCACGGTGGCGGTGACGATCGAGCTCACCACGCCCGCCTGCCCCATGAAGGATCGCATCCGCGCTGACGTGGAGCAGGCGATCCGGGCGAAGAGTGCGTCGGCTGGCCAGCCAGTTGATGGTGTTGACGTGACATTTACCGCCAACGTGCGCACGCCGCAGGACCAGTTTCAGGGTCGTTCTTCCCCGCTGCCGGATGTGCGGCACGTCATCGCCGTGGGCGCCGGCAAGGGAGGCGTGGGCAAGTCCACGGTGTCGGTGAACCTCGCCGTCGGGCTGGCGAGACAGGGGGCGTCGGTCGGGCTGCTCGATGCCGACATCTACGGCCCCAGCGCGCCCACCCTGCTGGGGCTGGAAGGTCATCGCGTGCGTCTGAAGACGGAGCAGATCCTCCTGCCCATCGAAGTGCATGGCATCAAGGTCATGACCATCGGCAAACTGGTCGATCCCGACAAGGCGCTCATCTGGCGCGGGCCGAAGGCGCATGGGGCGTTCAACCAGCTGGCGATGCAGACGGAATGGGGTGAACTGGATTACCTGATCGTGGATCTGCCGCCCGGCACCGGCGACGTGCCACTCTCGCTGGCGCAGCTGCTGCCGCTCAGTGGAGCCGTGATCGTGTGTACGCCGCAGAAGGTGGCGCAGGATGACGCGCGGCGGGCGGTGCGTATGTTCCAGCAGTTGGGCGTGGAGATTCTCGGCATCGTCGAGAACATGAGCTACTTCGTGGGCGATGACGGCAGGACATACGACCTGTTCGGGCGCGGCGGCGCGCAGATGATGGCGACGGATCTGTCGCTGCCTTTTCTGGGCGCGATGCCGATCCACATGGACCTGCGGGTCAACAGCGACGCGGGCACGCCGCTCAGGAACTGGGGCAACCCCGTGCTGGCGCGAGAGATCGACCACGTGTGCGGCGAAGTGGCGCGGCAGGTCGCCATGCGGGCGATGGCCGGCAAGTTCGTTCAGCCGACGCTGTCGATCCGGTAG
- a CDS encoding HAD hydrolase family protein, giving the protein MTRPRYDLLAIDLDGTLLGRDGGVSSANRRALQAARDAGIEVIIATGRAWVESRHVLHDIRHEGVFIGAGGATLNRSEDGATLRRHVMDPTLTVRIARSLIRHGHLAHLLKDGPRSGYDYFIVGEGELDPATQWWFRSFPVRARFAESVELDDHPDETLRCGTVAVSGSLQRVVDELREDLGDQVFMQHWAAVTESQAVGAATHLLEVFNPRVDKWTMLAEYAAQRGVPPERIAAIGDGLNDVRMVRQAGLGVAMGNADPRVRDAADRHAPDHDRDGVAYAIERLLHGAW; this is encoded by the coding sequence ATGACCCGACCCCGCTACGACCTGCTCGCGATCGACCTCGATGGCACGCTGCTGGGGCGCGACGGCGGCGTGTCTTCGGCCAATCGCCGCGCGCTGCAAGCCGCCCGCGATGCCGGCATCGAGGTCATCATCGCCACGGGCCGTGCATGGGTCGAATCGCGACATGTCCTCCACGACATCAGGCACGAGGGGGTGTTCATCGGCGCGGGCGGGGCCACCCTCAATCGGTCCGAGGACGGCGCCACCCTGCGGCGTCACGTGATGGACCCCACGCTCACCGTCCGCATCGCGAGGTCGTTGATTCGTCACGGCCACCTCGCCCACCTGCTCAAGGACGGCCCCCGATCGGGCTACGACTACTTCATCGTGGGCGAGGGCGAACTCGACCCGGCCACACAGTGGTGGTTTCGCTCCTTTCCCGTGCGGGCCAGATTCGCCGAGTCTGTGGAACTCGATGACCACCCTGACGAGACGCTGCGCTGCGGCACAGTGGCGGTGTCGGGTTCGCTGCAGCGCGTGGTGGACGAACTGCGCGAGGACCTGGGCGACCAGGTCTTCATGCAACACTGGGCCGCCGTCACAGAATCGCAGGCGGTCGGCGCCGCCACGCACCTGCTGGAGGTGTTCAACCCGCGCGTGGACAAGTGGACCATGCTTGCGGAGTACGCCGCCCAGCGGGGCGTGCCGCCCGAGCGCATCGCGGCCATCGGCGACGGGCTGAATGATGTGCGCATGGTTCGGCAGGCGGGACTGGGCGTCGCCATGGGCAACGCCGACCCGCGCGTGCGCGACGCGGCCGACCGTCACGCGCCGGATCACGACCGCGACGGCGTGGCCTACGCCATCGAGCGTCTCTTGCACGGCGCGTGGTAA